The region AACAGAGTATTTACAAAGGCTACATGCACTTGCATTATGAGCCAATGTCAAATAAGGTTTCAAGGAGATGGATATCACTCCAGGAAGTCACTTCTCACTCCATGCCACCCACATACTCTGGCTGAGATATacaataaacaacatgaaaatgtCTTTAACTTACATTTGTCAGTCATTCAAGAGGACCCATGTCTGAATATGCCACAACCGCGGTACAGAAAAGGACCCTCCACCTGTTTTGATTACAATATTGCAGTATGtatacaagcacacatacaaacaaacgcacaaaaaacacatacatttgcaGTCCATCTGTAGATTTTGAATATAATAAAACTGTTCCTTTAAAGGTAAAAATGATAGTTCAACATCAGCAGTGCTTTTGAATACACACTAAAAACCTACAATGGTCTTCCCCCTTTCTCTTTTGCAGGAGAACACTACAGACTGTGGACGAGGACACTCCTTCCGCCCGTCCATCCGCACTTtactcctcctccagctcctcctcctctctctagTGGCCCACCCTCACATTTTGCCTTTCTCCCTTTAACTTCTTCATCTGCCCATCTCCCTCGCCTCGCCTAATTCTGCATTTCTCCTTTATCTCCCCTCGCTCTAGTCATAGGTGTTAATGGGACTTCCTGCTGCCCTTAAACGGAAGCCCGACACACTGCTTCATCCACTTAGCTTCACAGGTTGTTGCTTAGTGACCGTTGCAGAAGTTTATTGTCTCCTGCCAATCAGCAGCCTTTGTAAAAGGAGCTAGACATCTCCTTAAAGAAGACGAAGCTGAGGATGTCactgacaacaaaaaaaaagtctaccGTTGCATGGAGCGGAGGACACGGAGGGAGAACAGATCACCCTCTAGGACCAACTGAAACAGAGGCAGTGCAGAGAAGAATGGAATGTTCCGTTGCTGTGCAACCTGCCAGAACGAATGGAGGATTACATTTTGTCAGATTCTGCCTTTACGGTTCAagtcatcctcctcatcctcatcctcatcttcatcccTTTAGAGGCCCCTGAGCTCTGTTTCATGGGTTTACCGCTTGCCTAATTTGACATGGGGCTAAAGAACCTTCTGCCATTCTCTAGTAATTGGTAATAAGATCACAGAACTTTAATcaaaaaaaaaggtaacaaCCTGTGAGTATTTAAAGCATAACCTCCATGTGCTAGGACATTACGAGAGAGGGAACATGATAGAAGTTACTTATTAAAagtataatttgtttatttatgcactATATCTACTTCTTGCCAAAATGAGATAGACTTGTTGCGTGGTCTTATTTTTCTAGCCAAATTAGGACGAGGAGAATAATAAGGGAAATGACTCACCCAGTAGAACAGCAAGTCCAGTTAGGAAGAATCAGGGACCTCCTGTGGAGACCAGGCCTGTAATTCAGTTTGCTTCATTCGCTCTTCTGTCACCTAGTCATAAGCACTTCATTAGGCACATCTTCCTGTTTAACTGGTCTACACAAATAGAGGATCTGAAGGATCTATTGTTTTAATCATATAAAGACCTTCCATTTAGGTGGTGTCTTTAACTAGCTGGTGTTTACAGACGAATTGGAATATGGCCCATCTGGGCTCCGGTATCtcccctctccatcctccaTAGATGTGTCTTGTGTGTACATGGAGGCCATATTTATACACTTGGCAAGTTTGTCGCAGTCTATTTCACAGTACTTTACAACCATTAGCTCTTTTGTTAACTGACTGATCTGCAATCTATCCGTCAGTGAAGATTAATGCGATGAAAATATCACTAATCATTTAATGTATGCCTTGTCATTTggaaaatgcacatttatttgttgatttaattTCATCAGAATACTCATACATCAATTTTCCGTTTTGCAATGAAAACATCACTGTAATGTATACATTCATATCTTCATATCACAATGACACTTTGGGACCCAACtcatatctttttttcctccGTTTATTGTGCCTTGATTTACTTTTCTGTTTGAAAGTATTGGCTACTGATTTGCAGTTTCATTATATAGTAATTTCTTCACTCTTTGTAGGGTTTCTCTACCTAGCCTTTTACTGGCCATTAGGGATATTTCTTAAAGATACTCCAGACTGGCTGTAGGGCTACAATATCTTATTGGAGACTTTGATCTGAAGATAAAATTAGAGTAGTTCACACAAAAAGACCTAAGTAACCTATGAAGATACATTAGTTCATATAGTTTTGAGTTTTTGCCATAGCCTTCAGATCAGACGAGAAGTAAAGAACTTTTTTTCTGGGGACCTTCTGTAAATAATGGAAGCCTAATTCTTTGTTGCCCCCAAAGTAAGCTCCTTGAGATAGTTTAAAGTATCTTCTAAATCTAGTCGGTATATGAGGAATTAACATGTATCTTGAGCTTACTGCAGGTCTGGTGTCTGCTTCAACTTCCCAGAGGTAACCAGTATTACTGTTGATGAAGCTTACAGTCTCCACTTACAATGTGCTATCTCGCATTGGAGCTGCTCTTTATGGTCACCATCCATCATAAGCTTCTATAGTGTGCTTACAGGTCATGaacttcattctttttttctttctttttctctctctctctgtctctctctctctctctctctctctctctctctctctctctctctgtgtgtgtgtgtgtgcgtgtgcacctgtgaatgtgttttctgCAATGCAGCAAATGATGCAGTGTTTGCTCTAATCAGGTGTTAGAGTGGAAAATAGATGTTTTTATTGAAGTATCCTGAATGTGTCGTCATTGTCAATAAGAAGAGGTAATGTGTCTCGTTTTGCAGGtgtgaaaataatgtttcaCGTGTTGTCTCCAAATCAGTTCACAAGAccttctgcttttctgttttgttttgttcgtGTTTCCATCTTttcatccattttattttcattcctttcatctccctctctctgggtTTCTTTTCGTCCTTTCTACCATCACACCCTCCATTGTTAGAAAAttagtgttttaaaaataaccGATCTGAGGATTTTCAGAGTTTAAAGTGTCCAGCATGGGAGGACATGGAATGTATACACTTGAGGGACAGTGTACACTGCCTGGAGTTCGGTTTACCCAGCACGGTGTGTCAATAGCGATGTAATACGTAGTCATCTCAGCAGTGTCCTGAGGTAACTCCGAGGTGTCAACCTTGCGCTTTTTTGTCGCTGATGCTAATACTATATGCTttcatttggatttttttctcattcacaTCACAGttggcacatttttaaaacatgagaACTGCCTCACCACAGAGAACGGCCGAGACAGAGGTTAATTCGTTTATCTAATAGCTAACCCATTGCAGCGTGCATTATCACTAACGGGTGAGCACGCAAACAGAACAGAACCCAACTGTCGTAGCCTTCCCGCTATCAATATGCTCGAAACCTGTGGCCTTTATGCCGCACTTCATTACTGGATTCATACCGTACTCAGACCTATTGACTACTGTATCTTAAACCTAGCAAGCACATCTCTCGAATATATGAGCAAATGCGCAAGTAGAGACATTTCATTACATAAGCCAAGGACACCATTTCCTACTTTCGCCCATTTGCTGAATAAAGAAAACAGCGCAAGTGTCCATACCGTTGTGAGCAGTGATCACCCTGTCTTGTCAAAATCTGTTACCCAACAAAATCATACCTCATTCTGCTTCTTAAATGatgtgcaattttttttatttcatgttggAAGGAACATGGTACTCTAACAAGTCTAGAAGAGTATATGCCTTATCCTGTCTTGTAAATCACGTCCAAAATTTTGTCTCTCGTTTCTTTTTAGAAGAGAATGTTTAGCCCATTCGTACTAACATTTGGAAAGGCAGAGTGACAGACGATAACATACTTTGGCAAGACGTTGAATTTAAAACCATGAGTGTGTCTGTCACCATTCTGAGTGCACTGGGACTAAAGTCCTTGTTCTTTCAATTGTTCAATTTTTTcgccaaaaatgtattttaaaaagaagaataaaagaTTACGTAGCTTGGGGAGGTTGGGACGGGTTGGCTTTATTTGGAGTTCCTCCTCCAACTCTTCCCCTTCCTTATAGCAACAACAGAGTAGGCACGTTTCCTCGGGagagacacgtgtgtgtgtgtgtgcgtgtgtgtgtgattctgtagTCCTTAGTCTGGTGCTCCGTGACAAATGtgtggaaaaaataataaataaacaaaataagtcCGTAAAAGGTGAAATTGAATTTCGCATTAAgtgacaataaaaaataaagatttaagtAAAATAGGAATACAGTACTACTGAATATCATCTTGAGTTTGAGGTGTGATATCAAAGTGGGAGTTTTAGTTTGTTGGATTGTGTGTGAAGAGCGAATTGCTCCAATTCTTTGGACACTGGGTCTATGTTGCTCCATTCTTTTGTACAgaagtaacaaaaaaaatatgagggaaacatttgtaaaatattgtgtCTGTGACTCcttgtaaaatattttcaaattgtTTATTACAGAGAATCAGTTATTAaataatgttcatatttttcaCTTCATTTCAGTGTGTAGTGATCATTTTTTTGGAAAAATAGGTTCCATGTTCTAAGACATGCATAGTATTATTTGAGTGATtcacatctatatcacatacatcattacatacattttactgAAAGTACAGAACTGATGAAACACCAATGTTGTGGAATAGAGAGTGATAAATATTCAGTTCACACTGCAAGTTGTTCAATTGTCTAACTTGGTGCAGGTTAGAATGGcctaagcaaaaacaaaactggccAGACATTGTTACAATTTGGACTTCAACTGCCAGCTTTGTCAGATTTTGTGAACTAATATATGGGTCCAAAAAAGGTCCCATGAAAATCTATTCTTTACATGGTGATTATAGTTGATCAAAAGACTTTGCTATAGAAAATGTAGTCCTGCATATCCTAACACAAGGACTATAAACTGAATGGAATAAATTTagtatgagaaaaaaaaaaaaaacaacaacaacaatgtaatTCAAAAGGGCTACAATTATTACACGGTCCAAATATTTAAGCTGTGAGTGTATCATGCGTTGTTTAGACTATGACAGTGTTTTCAGGAACTCCAGGATGGATTTGTGCCAAGTCTCCGGGTCATCAAGGTAACAAGCATGACCTGCTCCCTTCATTACCACCACTTTGTGATTGGCCAGGCTACTCAGGTTCCTTAGTGACACTTCCCCTAACTGGCTGTCCTGATCTCCGTAGACAATAAGTGTCGGAACCTTTGAAGAAACAGAATAATTCCTCTTATGCAAGACCATGACAGTTCTATTCTAGAAATACATTTACCTAACACttttatgattgaatacaattGAGGGTTTAGGGCCTTACTCAGGTACCCAACAGTGGTAtcttggcagtagtggggcttgaactggcaaccttctgattacaagacaatcaccttaaccactgagccaccactgtcCCCACTctactaaaaatatatttactagAATGAAGTACATTAACTATAAATAAATCTACATGGGCTCGTGTTCTTGATATGCTACCAGTGGAAGCTCAACATATTGTGAAATCTGTTTCATGAATAATGCTGAGTATTACTGGGAACTACCCAACTAAGGTACTACAAAGATGCAATGCCTAAAATTTGcctattattttaaatttcaaatttatGGCATAGCTAATGCATCAACATGATAACCTATATATGCTGCTTGTGCAACAAAAACTAAAcgttgcagttttgttttatttttgaattttaattacacattattgACATAAATTACAAACTGgttacataaaaacacaaactttgCTCgtcattaaataaaactactgaCACTGCTCCACACAGATTTATGCTACAAATATGAATTCGTTCGCAGTACATATTCATCTCGTTTATATAGTGCTCTGCATCCCTTCATAAACACCCTCGCACAGAAGCAGTTCACTGACCTTCACGGTATTGTACTGCTCCGCCTGGAACTTGTCCGTGCAGATTGGTGCTACGGGAATGTAGGCCTTCACGAGCTGCGTGTGCTGGAAGAGGAACGGCAGCGAGTACATGCCGCTGAGAGAGGGACTAATCACCACTGCGGGCACCATCTTCAAGGcttcacacacctgcctcaAAAACTCACCGGGGGCCAGGTGTCCCACAGGAGCAGGGGCCTCCGCGGCTTTAGACTGACCCAGGCCTTGAGGAATAAAACACTAAGATAACGGTGAATGCTCACTTTTTACTTTCATATATTAAATCTGTCTTGGCGTCATTTTTCCGTTTTCTGCCGCGGGAAATCATAGGAGCTAATGCAATGCCACAGCATTTACCTACCTAGCTATATAGCTAAATGAATAAAAGGCAGGTATTGCCAACTGTCCCAACTTTTTTTGTGCACGCGCTCCTTTAAACATGTTAGTAAAGGTTTGCATGAGCGACATCGCattcatttaaagtttaaagatgTGATCAATACGACTGATTAAGATGAACATTAACATACTGATGCCCGAGGACAAACATACTTAAGGAATTGTAAAGTGCAGTCGCTGAAATGTGGTTTTCCCTTCCCCAACTCTCGCCAGAGAGCAGTTTGTAAAAAATCAGATAGGGACATTAACAGGTACCTTTTAAGAATTGTCACATGATATTTCTAAGTTACAGACCATTAAGCTGGCTCAAAGAAAAGGACGGACAGAAAAACTACCAAGCACTGCTGCTAAGAAACAGTCCGATTTACCTGGTAAATCTACAGCGACCGCACGATAACCCGCTGCAGCTAGAGTCTGCAGAGTCGCGATGTTCAGCCAGTTCTCTGAAGAGAAACGGATCCCATGCAGGAGCAACACGCTCAGCTGCACTTCTCCTGACGAGGGGGTAGCCTGTCGGTAGAAGAGCGGGTTGTGTCCGCATATCTCCACACTCACTGTCCCCTCCGACATTTGAACCGTTGACATCCTGTTAGTATCCTGTGAATTATGTTCAGACTTGATTCGTTATAAAGTGCACGACTTGAGCTCTGAACTGTTAGCTAGCAAACCTAACCTATCTAGTCTGCGTACTATAGAGCAAAGTTCAGGCTAGCCGATTTTGTTCTGAATTTGACAAAAGTAAGCCTCAATTTGAAAACAACAACCAGTTCTTCTGAAAAAGTGATATATCAAAATATCCGAATGCTCTGCAAACCTTGCAAGAATATACAAATTACACTACTAGCGATATACTACGCAAGACGAAAAGAGTTCAAAGCGAGCACTTGGATCCCggaagattttgcccagaaatGCAAGCAGTCAGGACTAGTGGTTTGTAGAAAAACTACACCCTGGAATGTTGTACTGTGAAGATTTGTATTGTAAAGATATGCGTAAACGGTCTATTTTGTTAATATAAGATATAATTTAACAAGTCTAAGCAGGAACGTAAAGAGCATCATGCTGGTAAATTACGCTTCGCCCTCATCGCGGAGTTTTCAAAtaaagtctaaaaaaaaaaaaaaaaaaaaactaattaattTACGGCGTTAGAGGTTTAAGATTATAACGGAAATCGGTGCCATATATTTATCTTTCTAGTATCCGTAGTCAAGCCCACAAATCAGACGGgggttttcctttctgttttccGTTATATCAGAAGTAGCGCCCAGCGCCATCCAACGCATGTCCCTGTGGTAATCCAAAGAGCATACGCCACTCGCCTCTTCAATCTGCTACTACGCGGAATCAAAGTCTCCAATTCGCGCCCAAGCACCAACCAAAAACGTAGTCTGATCCATAAAAGCATGagcgtgtttttgtttttcctaacTGTGGCGTCCTGGATTGGCGCTTTTCAAGGTAAGGTTACTTGGTGTTCTGTAATTAGCCTGTCTAATGAACTTAAAATTTGTTTACGtgctgtattttttctttttttctctctttttttgaaaatatggtttacatacattttaaacaagcaGAATATTCTGATAACCTGACATGAACAAAGTGCTACTATTGCATTCAACTGCTTGTGCAGCgtttttggattttatttttgaaaaataatcaaGTATGTAGTTACAGTATGACTAGTCTAGAAATGTAGCCTTAATTCAAATCCGCTGAACTTCAAAGCTACTTTTGTGCTTCTTGGATATAGTCAATAAGAAGCTATAATGACCATGAATAAGTCAGTTAGACCGCATTGCCACGTGTGTTGCCTGAGAGGATAC is a window of Electrophorus electricus isolate fEleEle1 chromosome 3, fEleEle1.pri, whole genome shotgun sequence DNA encoding:
- the abhd14b gene encoding protein ABHD14B, coding for MSTVQMSEGTVSVEICGHNPLFYRQATPSSGEVQLSVLLLHGIRFSSENWLNIATLQTLAAAGYRAVAVDLPGLGQSKAAEAPAPVGHLAPGEFLRQVCEALKMVPAVVISPSLSGMYSLPFLFQHTQLVKAYIPVAPICTDKFQAEQYNTVKVPTLIVYGDQDSQLGEVSLRNLSSLANHKVVVMKGAGHACYLDDPETWHKSILEFLKTLS